The Pseudomonas eucalypticola genome has a window encoding:
- a CDS encoding substrate-binding periplasmic protein, which produces MIHPSRPRRRPGPHALLLFCAGWLTAVLGGTCQAAAANPVDLYLPDAPPLSMPGPATGHGIVGDATLKAAALAGVDVNLILQPWPRAQLSVRDGSNHLIIPLSRTPDREAHYTWIAPIMSMDRAFFSLGAPVDSFEQARKTYRRIAVGMGSAQEQKLRDEGFADGQIYPVKIGENPAQLLLLGRVDAWFNGVPETRYIWRGVSDRPLQMSPPLMNTDLYLACSRVCDAALVQRLRRVIEDLRNDGTLKRIADAYLDETSGSLAK; this is translated from the coding sequence ATGATTCATCCGAGCCGACCGCGCCGCCGCCCAGGCCCGCACGCCCTGCTGCTCTTCTGCGCCGGGTGGCTGACGGCCGTGCTCGGCGGCACGTGCCAGGCGGCCGCCGCCAACCCGGTCGACCTGTACCTGCCCGACGCCCCGCCCCTGAGCATGCCCGGTCCGGCCACCGGGCATGGCATCGTCGGCGATGCCACGCTCAAGGCGGCAGCGCTGGCAGGCGTGGACGTGAACCTGATCCTCCAACCCTGGCCGCGGGCGCAGCTGAGCGTGCGCGACGGCAGCAACCACCTGATCATCCCCCTGTCCCGCACCCCGGATCGGGAAGCGCATTACACCTGGATCGCCCCCATCATGAGCATGGACCGAGCGTTCTTCAGCCTTGGGGCGCCCGTGGACAGCTTCGAGCAAGCGCGCAAAACCTATCGGCGCATCGCCGTGGGCATGGGCAGCGCCCAAGAGCAGAAACTGCGCGACGAGGGCTTCGCGGATGGCCAGATCTACCCGGTGAAGATCGGCGAGAACCCCGCCCAACTGCTGTTGCTGGGCCGCGTGGATGCCTGGTTCAACGGCGTTCCGGAAACCCGCTACATCTGGCGCGGTGTGTCTGATCGCCCCTTGCAGATGAGCCCGCCACTGATGAACACCGACCTGTACCTGGCCTGCTCCAGAGTGTGTGACGCAGCACTTGTGCAGCGCCTGCGACGGGTGATCGAGGATTTGCGCAACGACGGCACCCTCAAGCGCATCGCCGATGCGTACCTGGACGAAACCTCAGGGTCGCTGGCGAAATGA
- a CDS encoding DUF7693 family protein — MTIEPPALTARDVAQLLREAVFGRLAMSAAHEPPRDDRVLVTIEGWRLTLDWAGDEVGVCTECLGADGRRWQLAGGDRYGTDPVALLSTWEHGALGRLLKAL; from the coding sequence ATGACGATCGAACCACCCGCCCTCACCGCACGGGATGTCGCGCAACTGCTCAGGGAAGCCGTCTTCGGGCGGCTGGCGATGAGCGCGGCTCACGAGCCCCCACGCGACGACCGTGTACTGGTCACCATTGAAGGCTGGCGCCTGACGCTCGACTGGGCCGGCGATGAAGTGGGCGTCTGCACCGAATGCCTGGGCGCCGATGGACGCAGGTGGCAACTGGCGGGCGGTGATCGGTATGGCACCGATCCGGTGGCGTTGTTATCGACGTGGGAGCATGGAGCGCTGGGCCGGCTGCTGAAGGCGTTGTGA
- a CDS encoding hemerythrin domain-containing protein: protein MNAIDLLKADHERVKAILNELSESTERGVKKRTDLLAKLEREITLHTQLEEEILYPAFKAAGSKEQDVMYYEAKEEHRTVDSLVLPDLKNTDPATPEFSGRVKVVKELLEHHIEEEESEMFPQARKLLGKALLDEMGKQMEAAQTAFKKGSRHDAAA from the coding sequence ATGAATGCAATCGACCTGCTGAAGGCTGACCATGAGCGAGTGAAGGCCATCCTCAATGAACTGAGCGAGTCCACCGAGCGCGGCGTGAAGAAGCGCACTGACCTGCTGGCAAAACTGGAAAGGGAAATCACGCTGCACACCCAGCTCGAAGAAGAGATCCTGTACCCGGCGTTCAAGGCTGCCGGCAGCAAGGAGCAGGACGTGATGTACTACGAGGCCAAGGAAGAGCACCGCACCGTCGACTCGTTGGTACTGCCCGACCTCAAGAACACCGACCCCGCCACGCCCGAGTTTTCCGGACGGGTAAAAGTCGTGAAAGAGCTCCTCGAACACCATATCGAAGAGGAAGAGTCGGAAATGTTTCCACAGGCCCGCAAGTTGCTGGGTAAAGCCCTGCTGGACGAGATGGGCAAGCAGATGGAGGCTGCCCAGACGGCGTTCAAGAAAGGTTCACGCCACGACGCCGCCGCTTGA
- a CDS encoding manganese catalase family protein, with the protein MFLHNKRLQYTVRVAQPNPGLANLLLEQFGGAQGELGAAARYFTQALAEDDPGRKDMLLDIATEELSHLEIVGSIIVMLNKGAKGHLAEGVDKEGELYRAINGAGNDSHITALLYGCGAPLTNSAGVPWTAAYVDTIGEPTADLRSNIAAESRAKIVYERLMNVTDDPGVKEALGFLMTREIAHQLSFEKALHAIQPNFPQGKLPGMPEFTQVYFNFSQGEGDMRGPWNQGEEWEFVESPEPAVDGGDGGASVQLDEEDAALLSQLSDRTQSDPTSDPITGADLGSGGQPEPEL; encoded by the coding sequence ATGTTCCTGCACAATAAAAGACTGCAATACACCGTACGCGTCGCCCAACCCAACCCTGGCCTCGCCAACCTGCTGCTTGAGCAGTTCGGTGGCGCCCAGGGTGAATTGGGGGCCGCCGCTCGCTACTTCACCCAAGCGCTGGCCGAGGATGATCCAGGCCGCAAAGACATGCTGCTGGACATCGCCACCGAGGAGCTCAGCCACCTTGAGATCGTCGGTTCGATCATCGTCATGCTCAACAAGGGCGCCAAAGGCCATCTGGCTGAAGGTGTGGATAAAGAAGGCGAGCTATACCGCGCCATCAACGGGGCGGGCAACGACTCGCACATTACCGCCCTGCTGTATGGCTGCGGCGCACCGCTGACCAATTCCGCCGGAGTGCCCTGGACCGCGGCCTACGTCGACACCATCGGCGAGCCCACCGCCGACCTGCGTTCCAATATCGCCGCCGAGTCGCGGGCCAAGATCGTGTATGAGCGGCTGATGAACGTGACGGACGATCCTGGCGTGAAAGAGGCGCTGGGTTTTCTGATGACCCGTGAGATTGCCCACCAGTTGTCCTTCGAAAAAGCCCTGCACGCCATCCAGCCGAACTTCCCCCAAGGCAAGCTGCCCGGCATGCCGGAGTTCACCCAGGTGTACTTCAACTTCTCCCAGGGCGAGGGCGACATGCGTGGCCCATGGAACCAGGGTGAAGAATGGGAATTCGTGGAAAGCCCTGAACCTGCCGTGGACGGCGGTGACGGCGGCGCCTCGGTGCAATTGGACGAAGAGGACGCCGCGCTGTTGTCGCAGCTCAGCGACCGCACCCAGTCCGACCCCACCAGCGACCCGATTACCGGCGCCGACCTGGGCTCCGGCGGGCAACCCGAGCCCGAGCTGTAA
- a CDS encoding GH36-type glycosyl hydrolase domain-containing protein, which yields MSIRTGVQRLFSLAISAWRSDGFFKPRFEYEPLLRAELFSAEQMANHGISLAGQHRLTPSRGHDALLRRLVDNEVVLKRSCAALAQAQLSLRRATPAAEWLLDNFFLVEDHIRTARSHLPKGYSRELPRLASGPSAGLPRVYDIALETISHGDGWVDEKSLSRFIVAYQTVIPLALGELWAVPIMLRLALIENLRRVASRVMANANDRNLADDWAERLIETCEKDIKNVVLTVADMARSAPPMTSAFVAEFTRRLQGQSAALALPLNWIEQMLAESGSSIERQVQLDAQQQAADQVSIGNSIRSLRLLSATDWREFVEALSLVEEVLVQDPAAVYPAMDFSTRDSYRHVVERLARRAPAHTEIQVAQAAIGLASQGAGSDVARHVGHFLIGAGLPLLEQRLGARVPYNERWKRLLQQSPLLFYLVPVGFLTGLFAWPLLAAAHREGTALAAMAGLAIASLIMTSRLAISLINWLVNHSLAPLTLPKMDYAHGIPADARTLVVVPTLFASCADVDELVESLEVRFLANRDANLYFALLSDFSDAANAHEAGDTALLAHAAAAIGTLNQRYDAGRFFLLHRPRLWNPGEGVWMGHERKRGKLNELNAILRGGATAAFQLIVGDLAPLQSVRYVITLDTDTLLPRDVGRQCVAAMMHPLNRPVFAAGTQQIIAGYAMLQPRVGISLPNGTRSLYARLFGSDAGVDPYTRAVSDVYQDLFHQGSFIGKGIYEVDAFTHALEGSLPDNRILSHDLIEGCYARAGLLSDVQLYEQYPSRYSADARRRHRWIRGDWQLLPWTLPWVRDPRGAWAANRLNVMARWKIFDNLRRSLEPLALWLMFTWGWFASSQPLAWTLAVVGLMVVQPLLRALTDALQPAEDVPYRHYLRALLADLGRELARAGLTLAWLPHEMYYSVDALLRSLWRIGISHLRLLQWQPSREVERSTARSSLPALYGQLWVGPALALACAALLLNDPQRLAISAPLLLAWCLGPWLAWWLSAAPAAKVFAPSAEEWRLLKVLARKTWGFFDHYVGPEDNWLPPDNVQEAPKAAIAHRTSPTNMGMALLAHLAAHDFGYLSTDRLLARLAASLDSMAGLERHRRHFYNWYDTRTRAPLAPRYVSTVDSGNLAGLLLTLRGGLVQLADAPLFGPPLLAGLRDTLDCLTDDHLEPLRPQLEQTAITPAALLTLLADIRARANGGSTDDDRYWRAALARQCDDWTDALQGYGLPPTLAVAPSPPATLRQLAHLSLTDWAPEHHQQVSRVQASARARLATVARLVALVDDLAVMDYSLLYDTDRDLFVIGYNVDEHRRDSGYYDLLASEARLTHFIAIAQGQVPQRAWFTLGRLLGENAGVPTLLSWTGSMFEYLMPLLVMPHYPGSLLDQTCRAAVAVQIRHGHALGVPWGVSESGYYSLDAHLNYQYRAFGVQGLGLKRGLSNDIVIAPYASVLALMVDAPAASRNVQLLARQGLAGRFGLYEALDYTEARLPRGQRFAVVQSFMAHHQGMSLLALTSLLLGQPMQRRFEADPALQSALLLLQERVPRATVPYLQTAHSPVLGESGPAQDNGVRLFVEPGHKRPAVQLLSNGRYHVMLTSAGGGYSRRHDMAVTRWQEDVTQDNWGTFCYLRDVRSGAFWSTSHQPTLSNTDHHEAIFSDSRAEFRTRNLGVDSHLEIVVSPEDDIELRRLHLTNRGTSARTLEITTYAEVVLAPAASDAMHPAFSKLFVQTELLPALQAIVCSRRPRDSGEAQPWLCHLLAAHGVDIEAISYETDRARFIGRQRTLDAPAVLDAHCERLSGTAGAVLDPVVAIRCRITLEPEQKATIDLVTGMADSRDGCLYLINKYRDRHLADRVFDLCWTHSQVLLRQLNATLADARLFEQMASSVLYANAAMRADSTVLAANRRNQPGLWGQSISGDLPIVLLQVHSLDNIELVRQAIQAHAYWRQKGVAVDLVIWNEDQAGYRQQLQDGIMGLITSGSEASLLDRPGGIFVRPAQLMASEDRLLVLSVARLMLSDGLGTLAEQVHRRRVSPVHAPFTANRSERARPQAARPVTVPVLLGNAYGGFSLDGSEYLITTTADAPTPAPWANVLANPYLGTVVSEAGSAYTWAENAHEFRLTPWHNDPVTDRSGEALYLRDEESGHCWSPTPLPCPGIGPYRTRHGFGYSVFEHEEDGLYSELWVYVALDAPVKFSRLLLTNRSGRPRSVSVTGYVEWVLGDLRGRSAMHVVTESDPVSGALFARNAFSVEFSERVAFFDCDTPEAGVTADRTEFIGRNGTLAAPAAMRHAGLSGRRGAGLDPCAALQIQVELAPDSSQEVVLRLGAERSTQAASQLVQRYRGRHTAAAELLKVREHWREVLGAIQVDTGVASVDVMVNGWLMYQVIACRFQARSGYYQSGGAIGYRDQLQDSMAMVHADPQAVRAHLLLCASRQYVEGDVQHWWHPPLNRGVRTGCSDDYLWLVEATCRYVEVTADLGVLDAPAGYLEGRALGAGEESYYDLPGSAPLSESLYQHCVRAIEHSLPRGVHGLPLMGCGDWNDGMNRVGHLGAGESVWLGFFSYRLLEQFAVLARRHGDPAFAQRCRDTAGALAHHLELNAWDGAWYRRAWFDNGQVLGAAGNAQCRIDSIAQSWAVLSGAGAASRQVQAMQSLDEHLVKRDIRAVLLLDPAFDGGDLDPGYIKGYVPGVRENGGQYTHAAVWAAMAFAQLGDAPRAWELLNLINPANATRLDVYKVEPYVMAADVYGCAPHAGRGGWTWYTGSAGWMYRLLVESLLGVQRTGTLLRLEPLLPEGWPGFTLHYRFGAALYHFQVLAGSAATTTMTLDGTALGSGALPLVDDGAEHWVQVDCRARSACPQPLALAPTFDE from the coding sequence ATGAGCATAAGGACCGGCGTACAGCGGCTGTTTTCCCTCGCCATCAGCGCGTGGCGCAGCGATGGTTTCTTCAAACCCCGATTCGAATACGAACCTCTTCTGCGCGCCGAACTGTTCAGCGCCGAGCAAATGGCCAACCATGGCATCAGCCTCGCCGGCCAGCACCGGCTCACCCCCTCGCGTGGCCACGACGCTTTGCTGCGCCGGCTGGTGGACAACGAGGTTGTGCTCAAGCGCAGCTGCGCGGCGTTGGCGCAGGCGCAATTGTCGCTGCGCCGGGCCACACCGGCCGCCGAATGGCTGCTGGACAATTTTTTCCTGGTGGAAGACCACATCCGCACCGCCCGTTCGCACCTGCCCAAAGGCTACAGCCGCGAACTGCCGCGCCTGGCCTCGGGGCCGTCCGCCGGCTTGCCCCGGGTGTACGATATCGCCCTGGAAACCATCTCCCATGGTGACGGCTGGGTCGACGAAAAAAGCCTGAGCCGTTTCATTGTCGCCTACCAGACCGTGATCCCCCTGGCGCTGGGTGAGCTCTGGGCGGTGCCGATCATGTTGCGCCTGGCGCTGATCGAAAACCTGCGCCGCGTGGCGTCACGGGTCATGGCCAATGCCAATGACCGCAACCTGGCCGATGACTGGGCCGAGCGCCTGATCGAGACCTGCGAAAAAGACATCAAGAACGTGGTGCTGACCGTGGCTGACATGGCCCGCTCGGCCCCGCCCATGACCAGCGCCTTCGTCGCCGAGTTCACTCGCCGCCTGCAAGGCCAGAGCGCGGCGCTGGCGTTGCCGCTGAACTGGATCGAGCAGATGCTCGCCGAAAGCGGCTCCAGCATCGAACGCCAGGTGCAGCTGGATGCGCAGCAACAGGCCGCCGACCAGGTGTCCATCGGCAACAGCATCAGAAGCCTGCGGCTGTTGTCGGCGACCGACTGGCGCGAGTTCGTCGAAGCCTTGAGCCTGGTGGAAGAGGTGCTCGTCCAGGACCCGGCGGCGGTGTACCCGGCCATGGACTTCAGCACCCGCGACAGCTACCGCCATGTGGTCGAGCGCCTGGCCCGCCGCGCCCCGGCGCACACGGAAATCCAGGTGGCCCAGGCGGCCATCGGGCTGGCGTCGCAAGGCGCGGGCAGCGATGTGGCCCGGCACGTCGGGCACTTCCTGATCGGCGCCGGCCTGCCCCTGCTGGAGCAACGGCTGGGGGCCAGGGTGCCCTACAACGAACGCTGGAAACGCCTGCTGCAGCAGTCACCGCTGCTGTTCTACCTGGTGCCGGTGGGTTTTCTCACCGGGCTGTTCGCCTGGCCACTGCTGGCGGCTGCGCACCGCGAAGGCACGGCCCTGGCAGCCATGGCAGGGCTGGCCATTGCCAGCCTGATCATGACCAGCAGGCTGGCCATCAGCCTGATCAACTGGCTGGTCAACCACAGCCTGGCGCCGTTGACGCTGCCGAAAATGGACTACGCCCACGGCATCCCCGCTGACGCTCGCACCCTGGTGGTGGTGCCTACCCTGTTTGCCAGTTGCGCCGACGTGGACGAACTGGTGGAAAGCCTGGAAGTGCGCTTCCTGGCCAACCGCGACGCCAACCTGTATTTCGCCCTGCTCAGCGATTTTTCCGATGCCGCCAACGCCCATGAGGCCGGTGATACGGCATTGCTGGCCCATGCCGCAGCGGCCATCGGCACCCTCAACCAGCGCTACGACGCGGGCCGCTTCTTTCTGCTGCACCGCCCCCGCCTGTGGAACCCCGGCGAAGGGGTATGGATGGGCCACGAGCGCAAGCGCGGCAAGCTCAACGAGCTCAATGCAATACTGCGCGGCGGCGCCACGGCCGCCTTCCAGCTGATTGTCGGCGACCTGGCGCCCCTGCAAAGCGTGCGCTATGTGATCACCCTGGACACGGACACGCTGCTGCCGCGCGACGTTGGCCGCCAGTGCGTGGCCGCCATGATGCACCCCTTGAACCGGCCCGTGTTCGCCGCCGGCACCCAGCAGATCATCGCCGGCTACGCCATGCTGCAACCTCGGGTGGGCATCAGCCTGCCCAACGGCACACGTTCGCTGTATGCCCGGCTGTTTGGCAGTGACGCCGGGGTCGACCCTTACACCCGGGCCGTTTCCGACGTGTATCAGGACCTGTTCCACCAGGGCTCGTTCATCGGCAAGGGCATCTACGAGGTGGACGCCTTCACCCATGCCCTGGAAGGCAGCCTGCCCGACAACCGCATTCTGAGCCACGACCTGATCGAAGGCTGCTACGCCCGCGCGGGCCTGCTCAGCGACGTGCAACTGTACGAGCAATACCCGTCGCGCTACAGCGCCGATGCCCGGCGCCGCCACCGCTGGATACGCGGCGACTGGCAACTGCTGCCCTGGACCTTGCCCTGGGTGCGCGATCCCCGAGGCGCCTGGGCTGCCAACCGGCTGAACGTGATGGCACGCTGGAAAATCTTCGACAACCTGCGGCGCAGCCTTGAGCCCCTGGCCCTGTGGCTGATGTTCACCTGGGGCTGGTTCGCCAGCAGCCAGCCCCTGGCCTGGACCCTGGCCGTGGTAGGGCTGATGGTGGTGCAACCCCTGCTGCGGGCCCTCACCGATGCGCTACAGCCCGCCGAGGACGTCCCCTACCGCCATTACCTGCGCGCCCTGCTGGCCGACCTGGGCCGCGAACTGGCACGCGCCGGGCTGACCCTGGCGTGGTTGCCTCACGAGATGTACTACAGCGTCGACGCGCTGCTGCGCTCGCTGTGGCGCATCGGCATCAGCCACCTGCGGCTGCTGCAGTGGCAGCCCTCCCGCGAGGTGGAACGCAGCACGGCCCGCAGTTCGCTACCTGCCTTGTATGGGCAATTGTGGGTCGGTCCGGCCCTGGCCTTGGCCTGCGCGGCCTTGTTGCTGAACGACCCGCAGCGCCTGGCGATCAGCGCACCGCTGCTGCTGGCCTGGTGCCTGGGGCCGTGGCTGGCCTGGTGGCTGAGCGCGGCCCCTGCCGCCAAGGTGTTCGCACCTTCGGCCGAAGAGTGGCGCCTGCTCAAGGTGCTGGCCCGCAAGACCTGGGGTTTCTTCGACCACTACGTGGGCCCCGAGGACAATTGGCTACCGCCGGATAATGTCCAGGAAGCGCCCAAGGCCGCCATCGCCCACCGCACCTCCCCCACCAACATGGGCATGGCCCTGCTCGCCCACTTGGCCGCCCACGACTTCGGCTACCTGAGCACCGACCGCCTGCTCGCGCGGCTGGCGGCCTCGCTGGACAGCATGGCCGGGCTGGAACGCCACCGCCGGCACTTCTACAACTGGTACGACACCCGCACCCGCGCGCCGTTGGCGCCCCGCTATGTGTCCACCGTGGACAGCGGTAACCTGGCCGGGCTGCTGCTCACCCTGCGCGGCGGCCTGGTGCAACTGGCGGACGCCCCGCTGTTCGGGCCGCCGCTGCTGGCTGGCCTGCGCGACACCCTCGACTGCCTCACCGACGACCACCTGGAGCCACTGCGCCCGCAGCTGGAGCAGACCGCCATCACCCCAGCCGCCCTGCTGACCTTGCTTGCGGACATCCGCGCCCGAGCCAACGGCGGCAGTACCGATGACGACCGTTACTGGCGCGCGGCGCTGGCCCGCCAATGCGACGATTGGACCGACGCCCTGCAAGGCTATGGCTTGCCGCCCACCCTGGCCGTCGCCCCTTCCCCGCCTGCCACGTTACGCCAACTGGCCCACCTGAGCCTGACGGACTGGGCGCCCGAACACCACCAGCAGGTCAGCCGGGTGCAAGCCAGCGCCCGGGCCCGCCTGGCCACGGTGGCGCGCCTGGTGGCCCTGGTGGATGACTTGGCCGTGATGGATTACAGCCTGCTGTATGACACCGACCGCGACCTGTTCGTGATCGGTTACAACGTCGACGAACACCGCCGCGACAGCGGTTACTATGACCTGCTGGCCTCGGAAGCCCGCCTGACCCACTTTATCGCCATCGCCCAGGGCCAGGTGCCGCAACGCGCCTGGTTCACCCTGGGCCGGCTATTGGGGGAAAACGCCGGCGTGCCGACCTTGCTGTCCTGGACCGGCTCGATGTTCGAATACCTGATGCCCTTGCTGGTCATGCCCCACTACCCCGGCAGCCTGCTGGACCAGACCTGCCGCGCGGCAGTGGCTGTGCAGATCCGCCATGGCCACGCCCTGGGTGTGCCCTGGGGGGTATCGGAGTCGGGTTATTACAGCCTCGACGCGCACCTGAACTACCAGTACCGCGCCTTCGGCGTTCAAGGCCTGGGGCTCAAGCGGGGGTTGAGCAACGACATCGTCATCGCGCCCTATGCCAGCGTGCTGGCGCTGATGGTCGACGCCCCTGCTGCCAGCCGCAATGTGCAGCTGCTGGCCCGTCAGGGCCTGGCCGGGCGGTTCGGACTGTATGAAGCGCTGGACTACACCGAAGCGCGCTTGCCGCGCGGCCAGCGTTTCGCCGTGGTGCAGTCGTTCATGGCCCACCACCAGGGCATGAGCCTGCTGGCGCTCACCAGCCTGCTGCTGGGCCAGCCCATGCAACGGCGCTTCGAGGCCGACCCGGCCTTGCAGTCGGCCCTGCTGCTGTTGCAGGAGCGCGTACCGCGCGCCACGGTCCCCTATCTGCAGACCGCCCATTCTCCCGTGCTGGGTGAGAGCGGCCCGGCCCAGGACAACGGCGTTCGCCTGTTCGTCGAACCTGGCCACAAACGACCCGCCGTGCAACTGTTGTCCAACGGCCGTTACCACGTGATGCTCACCAGCGCCGGGGGTGGCTACAGCCGGCGTCACGACATGGCCGTGACCCGCTGGCAGGAGGACGTGACCCAGGACAACTGGGGGACGTTCTGCTACCTGCGTGATGTGCGCAGCGGCGCGTTCTGGTCCACCAGCCACCAACCCACGCTCAGCAACACCGACCACCACGAAGCGATCTTCAGCGATTCGCGCGCAGAGTTCCGCACCCGCAACCTGGGCGTCGACAGCCACCTGGAAATCGTCGTGTCACCGGAAGACGACATCGAGCTGCGGCGCCTGCACCTGACCAACCGCGGCACCAGCGCGCGCACCCTGGAAATCACCACCTACGCCGAGGTGGTGCTTGCGCCCGCCGCCAGTGACGCCATGCACCCGGCCTTCAGCAAACTCTTCGTGCAGACTGAATTGCTGCCTGCGTTGCAGGCCATCGTCTGCAGCCGCCGGCCACGTGACAGTGGCGAAGCCCAGCCTTGGCTGTGTCACCTGTTGGCAGCCCATGGGGTGGACATCGAGGCGATCTCCTACGAAACCGACCGTGCCCGTTTCATCGGCCGCCAACGTACCCTGGATGCACCAGCAGTGCTGGATGCACACTGCGAACGGCTGTCGGGCACCGCAGGCGCCGTGCTCGACCCGGTGGTCGCGATACGCTGCCGCATCACCCTGGAACCGGAGCAGAAAGCAACCATCGACCTGGTCACAGGCATGGCCGACAGCCGCGATGGCTGTCTGTACCTGATCAACAAGTATCGCGACCGCCACTTGGCAGACCGAGTCTTCGACCTGTGCTGGACCCACAGCCAGGTGTTGTTGCGCCAACTCAACGCCACGTTGGCCGACGCCCGGCTGTTTGAACAGATGGCCTCGTCCGTGCTGTACGCCAACGCTGCCATGCGCGCTGACAGCACCGTGCTGGCCGCCAACCGACGCAACCAGCCCGGCCTGTGGGGCCAGTCGATTTCCGGTGACCTGCCCATCGTGCTGCTTCAGGTTCACAGCCTGGACAATATCGAGCTGGTGCGCCAGGCCATCCAGGCCCATGCCTACTGGCGGCAGAAAGGCGTGGCGGTGGACCTGGTGATCTGGAACGAGGACCAGGCCGGCTACCGCCAGCAACTGCAGGACGGCATCATGGGCCTGATTACTTCCGGCAGCGAGGCCAGCCTGCTGGACCGCCCGGGCGGCATCTTCGTGCGCCCGGCGCAACTGATGGCCAGCGAGGACCGCCTGCTGGTGCTGTCGGTGGCGCGGCTGATGCTCAGCGATGGGTTGGGCACCCTGGCCGAACAAGTGCACCGGCGCCGGGTATCACCGGTGCATGCCCCCTTCACCGCCAACCGCAGCGAGCGTGCGCGGCCCCAGGCCGCGAGGCCGGTCACCGTACCGGTGCTGCTGGGCAATGCATACGGCGGCTTCAGCCTGGACGGCAGCGAGTACCTGATCACCACCACGGCCGATGCGCCCACGCCTGCGCCGTGGGCCAACGTGCTGGCCAACCCCTACCTGGGCACCGTGGTGTCGGAAGCCGGGAGCGCCTACACCTGGGCGGAAAACGCCCACGAATTTCGTCTCACGCCGTGGCACAACGACCCGGTCACCGACCGCAGCGGCGAGGCCCTCTACCTGCGCGACGAGGAGAGCGGACACTGCTGGTCGCCCACGCCGCTGCCGTGCCCCGGCATCGGCCCTTACCGCACCCGCCACGGCTTCGGCTACAGCGTGTTCGAGCATGAGGAAGATGGCCTCTACAGCGAGCTGTGGGTGTATGTCGCACTGGACGCACCGGTGAAATTCTCGCGCCTGCTGTTGACCAACCGCTCCGGCCGCCCACGCTCGGTCTCGGTCACTGGCTATGTGGAATGGGTGCTCGGCGACCTGCGCGGGCGCTCGGCCATGCACGTGGTGACCGAATCCGACCCGGTCAGCGGCGCGCTGTTCGCCCGCAATGCCTTCTCGGTGGAGTTCAGCGAGCGGGTGGCCTTCTTCGACTGCGATACGCCTGAGGCCGGCGTCACCGCAGACCGCACTGAATTCATCGGCCGCAACGGCACCTTGGCGGCCCCCGCGGCCATGCGCCATGCCGGCCTGTCCGGGCGCCGCGGCGCAGGCCTGGACCCTTGCGCTGCGCTCCAGATCCAGGTGGAACTGGCACCCGACAGCAGCCAGGAAGTGGTGCTGCGCCTGGGCGCGGAACGTTCCACCCAGGCCGCCAGCCAATTGGTGCAGCGCTACCGCGGCCGGCACACTGCGGCAGCCGAGCTGCTCAAGGTGCGCGAGCACTGGCGCGAGGTGCTGGGCGCGATTCAGGTCGACACCGGCGTGGCCTCGGTGGACGTCATGGTCAACGGCTGGCTGATGTACCAGGTGATCGCCTGCCGGTTCCAGGCCCGCAGTGGCTACTACCAGTCAGGTGGCGCCATCGGCTACCGCGACCAATTGCAGGACAGCATGGCGATGGTGCACGCCGACCCGCAGGCGGTGCGCGCGCACCTGTTGCTGTGCGCCAGCCGCCAATACGTGGAAGGCGATGTACAGCATTGGTGGCACCCGCCCCTGAACCGGGGCGTGCGGACCGGTTGCTCGGATGACTACCTGTGGTTGGTGGAAGCCACCTGTCGCTACGTGGAGGTCACCGCCGACCTGGGCGTGCTCGATGCCCCGGCCGGGTACCTGGAAGGCCGCGCCCTGGGGGCCGGCGAGGAGTCCTACTACGACCTGCCCGGCAGCGCGCCGCTGAGCGAGTCCTTGTATCAGCACTGCGTGCGGGCCATCGAGCACAGCCTGCCGCGCGGCGTACACGGCTTGCCGCTGATGGGCTGCGGCGATTGGAACGACGGCATGAACCGCGTCGGCCACCTGGGGGCCGGGGAAAGCGTGTGGCTGGGCTTTTTCAGCTACCGGTTGCTGGAGCAGTTCGCCGTCCTCGCCCGCCGCCACGGGGACCCTGCCTTCGCCCAGCGTTGCCGCGATACCGCTGGGGCATTGGCGCACCACCTGGAACTCAACGCCTGGGATGGCGCCTGGTACCGCCGCGCCTGGTTCGACAACGGCCAGGTGCTGGGCGCGGCCGGCAATGCGCAATGCCGTATCGACTCCATCGCCCAAAGCTGGGCGGTGTTGTCCGGGGCCGGGGCCGCGAGCCGCCAGGTGCAGGCGATGCAATCTCTGGATGAGCACCTGGTCAAGCGTGACATCCGGGCGGTGCTGCTGCTGGACCCTGCGTTCGACGGCGGTGACCTGGACCCCGGCTACATCAAGGGTTATGTCCCCGGGGTGCGCGAGAACGGCGGGCAGTACACCCATGCGGCCGTGTGGGCCGCCATGGCGTTCGCACAGCTGGGCGATGCGCCCCGGGCCTGGGAACTGCTGAACCTGATCAACCCCGCCAACGCGACGCGCCTGGATGTCTACAAGGTCGAGCCCTACGTCATGGCCGCCGATGTCTATGGCTGCGCCCCCCATGCCGGGCGTGGCGGCTGGACCTGGTACACCGGCTCGGCCGGCTGGATGTACCGGTTGCTGGTCGAGTCGCTGCTGGGCGTGCAGCGCACCGGCACGCTGCTGCGCCTGGAGCCGCTGCTGCCCGAAGGCTGGCCGGGCTTCACCCTGCACTACCGCTTCGGCGCGGCGCTGTACCATTTCCAGGTGCTGGCGGGCAGCGCTGCCACGACTACGATGACCCTGGATGGCACGGCACTGGGCAGTGGCGCGCTGCCCCTGGTCGACGATGGCGCCGAGCACTGGGTTCAGGTCGACTGCCGTGCCCGCTCGGCTTGCCCGCAGCCGCTGGCCCTGGCTCCGACCTTCGACGAATGA